From a region of the Mucilaginibacter auburnensis genome:
- the recF gene encoding DNA replication/repair protein RecF (All proteins in this family for which functions are known are DNA-binding proteins that assist the filamentation of RecA onto DNA for the initiation of recombination or recombinational repair.) — protein sequence MHLQQLSVINFKNYTEATLTLSDGVNAFLGDNGAGKTNLLDAIHYLTLCKSYFNPIDSQQIKQDADFFIVTGTFNRNGQTEAIACSVKRNQKKQFKRNKKDYPRLADHIGLLPVVMVSPNDISIIVEGSEERRKFIDNVISQTDNNYLDQLIQYNKVLINRNALLKAAADTGRYDQSLLEIFDEQLVASGSVIFEKRKAFMEAFTPVFNQHYSFLTGEAERVELIYESQLLQSGFEALLRKSSEKDKVLERTTCGIHKDDLVFYIHGMPVKKFGSQGQQKSFLIALKLAQYTLLQQAKGFKPLLLLDDVFDKLDDKRVEKLMQMVSNHDFGQVFITDTGYSRVKQIFENMQVPVKLFKISKGEVADA from the coding sequence ATGCATCTACAGCAGCTATCCGTAATCAACTTTAAAAATTATACCGAGGCCACGCTAACCTTAAGCGATGGTGTTAACGCTTTTTTAGGCGATAACGGCGCGGGCAAAACAAACCTGCTGGATGCTATACATTACCTAACGCTGTGTAAAAGCTACTTCAATCCTATAGATAGTCAGCAGATAAAGCAGGATGCCGACTTTTTTATTGTTACGGGCACATTTAACCGTAACGGACAAACAGAAGCCATTGCCTGTTCGGTAAAACGCAACCAGAAAAAGCAGTTCAAACGTAATAAAAAGGATTATCCACGCCTCGCAGATCATATTGGTTTGCTGCCAGTGGTTATGGTGTCGCCTAATGACATCAGTATTATTGTTGAGGGTAGCGAGGAGCGCCGTAAGTTTATTGATAACGTAATCTCACAAACAGATAACAACTACCTTGACCAGTTGATACAATATAATAAGGTATTGATCAACCGGAATGCATTGCTTAAGGCAGCTGCTGATACAGGACGATACGATCAAAGTCTGCTGGAGATATTTGACGAACAACTCGTCGCATCAGGCAGTGTGATATTTGAAAAGCGGAAGGCTTTTATGGAGGCATTTACACCGGTTTTTAATCAGCATTACAGCTTTTTAACAGGAGAGGCGGAAAGGGTGGAGTTGATCTATGAATCGCAATTGCTGCAGTCGGGTTTTGAAGCTTTGCTGAGAAAATCGTCCGAAAAAGATAAAGTGCTGGAGCGCACTACCTGCGGTATACATAAGGACGACCTGGTTTTTTACATACATGGCATGCCGGTAAAAAAGTTTGGATCTCAGGGTCAGCAAAAATCGTTTCTGATAGCGTTAAAGCTGGCGCAATATACTTTGCTGCAACAGGCTAAAGGATTTAAACCGTTGCTATTGCTTGACGATGTTTTTGACAAGCTTGATGATAAACGGGTGGAAAAACTGATGCAAATGGTATCTAATCATGATTTCGGGCAAGTATTTATTACCGATACCGGCTACAGTCGCGTTAAGCAGATATTTGAAAATATGCAGGTGCCTGTTAAATTATTTAAAATAAGTAAAGGAGAGGTTGCAGATGCGTAA
- a CDS encoding DUF721 domain-containing protein yields MRKANDKSIKEALEQMLKVYKIKRRFDETAVVAHWPEIVGKAVANRTKELYINNKKLFIRIESSVIKNELILMRTQIIQKINEEAGDVLVEEIIFL; encoded by the coding sequence ATGCGTAAGGCCAATGACAAATCTATTAAAGAAGCATTGGAGCAAATGCTTAAGGTATATAAAATAAAGCGCCGTTTTGATGAAACCGCAGTTGTTGCACATTGGCCCGAAATTGTAGGAAAAGCGGTAGCCAACCGAACGAAGGAATTATACATCAATAACAAGAAGTTGTTTATACGTATAGAATCATCTGTAATAAAAAACGAACTGATATTGATGCGAACGCAGATAATACAGAAAATAAACGAGGAAGCCGGAGATGTATTGGTTGAAGAAATTATCTTTCTCTAA
- a CDS encoding TatD family hydrolase, translating to MILTDTHTHLYYEQDAGKRVGLMQRCFDNGVSRLFLPNVDLASVSKINELIHAYPEACFPMLGMHPCSVKGDWQTELEAIKQSNVGTLYAIGEIGIDLYWDKTNLTDQVQAFKQQIAWAKSLGLPIVIHCREAFNETFEVLEEEKDDLLRGIFHCFTGNHEQAQRAIDLGFYLGIGGVVTYKNGGLDKFLQQIDLGHIVLETDSPYLSPVPHRGKPNESSYLIYVAQKVAEIYQTDLETVANITTANSKQIFGV from the coding sequence ATGATACTCACCGATACGCATACCCATTTATACTATGAGCAGGATGCCGGTAAACGAGTCGGGCTAATGCAGCGTTGTTTTGATAACGGTGTTAGCAGGCTGTTTTTGCCTAATGTGGATCTGGCTTCGGTAAGTAAAATAAATGAGCTTATACATGCCTATCCTGAAGCCTGTTTCCCTATGTTGGGTATGCATCCCTGCTCTGTAAAAGGTGATTGGCAAACAGAACTGGAGGCTATTAAACAAAGCAATGTTGGCACCTTATACGCCATTGGCGAAATTGGCATTGACCTGTATTGGGATAAAACCAACCTTACCGACCAGGTGCAGGCATTTAAGCAACAAATAGCCTGGGCTAAAAGCCTCGGGCTGCCTATCGTTATACATTGCCGCGAAGCCTTCAACGAAACTTTTGAAGTGTTAGAAGAGGAAAAAGACGATCTGCTTCGCGGTATTTTCCATTGCTTTACCGGTAACCATGAGCAGGCTCAACGTGCCATTGACCTTGGTTTTTACCTGGGTATTGGTGGTGTGGTTACCTATAAAAACGGTGGACTGGACAAATTTTTACAGCAAATAGATCTAGGCCATATCGTTTTAGAAACGGATTCTCCGTATCTTTCGCCGGTTCCGCACAGGGGTAAACCTAATGAGAGTTCGTATTTGATATATGTTGCGCAAAAGGTAGCAGAAATTTATCAAACAGACCTTGAAACGGTGGCGAACATAACTACCGCTAATTCAAAACAAATATTCGGTGTGTGA
- a CDS encoding FKBP-type peptidyl-prolyl cis-trans isomerase, which translates to MKKNIMFLALAAIGFAGCNGGFKQDPSGLLYDIHSEKSSTKIKQGDFVSAYLVIKNDADSVIYNAYDGGQPQYLVAEAAQFKGDMMDGLKLVGEGDSVTFKIVADSLFKGGQPRPDKFKSSKYVVYDLKIEKVIPKGKLTDEVFQRTISTYIKGQVDAVKKQEPAKIQKYIADNKLNVAKTDSGLYYVINKQGTGAVIAPGDTAVVNYTGKLLNGKVFDSNIKAEAVKGGLQQIEMRPFQPIRFPVGQQQVIAGWDQGLQLLNKGAKATFIIPSALGYGERGNQVIPGNAPLVFEVELIDIVHPKK; encoded by the coding sequence ATGAAGAAAAACATAATGTTTTTAGCACTTGCGGCTATTGGCTTTGCAGGATGTAACGGTGGATTTAAACAAGACCCAAGCGGGTTGCTATATGATATCCACAGCGAAAAAAGTTCAACTAAAATTAAACAAGGCGACTTTGTATCAGCATATCTTGTAATAAAAAACGATGCTGACTCTGTAATATACAATGCTTACGATGGCGGACAGCCGCAATACCTTGTTGCTGAGGCAGCACAATTTAAAGGCGATATGATGGATGGCCTTAAACTGGTTGGCGAAGGCGATAGCGTTACCTTTAAAATAGTAGCCGATAGCCTTTTCAAAGGCGGTCAGCCTCGTCCTGACAAGTTTAAAAGCAGCAAATACGTTGTCTACGACCTTAAAATTGAAAAAGTAATACCAAAGGGTAAATTAACCGATGAGGTGTTTCAACGTACTATATCAACTTACATAAAAGGACAGGTTGATGCGGTTAAAAAACAAGAGCCGGCGAAGATCCAGAAATACATTGCTGATAATAAGTTGAATGTAGCTAAAACCGATTCAGGTTTATACTATGTGATCAACAAACAGGGAACAGGTGCGGTAATTGCCCCTGGTGATACAGCTGTAGTAAATTACACAGGTAAATTACTTAACGGTAAAGTGTTTGACAGTAATATTAAAGCAGAAGCTGTTAAAGGCGGCCTGCAGCAAATTGAAATGCGTCCTTTTCAGCCTATCCGTTTTCCGGTTGGTCAGCAACAGGTTATAGCCGGTTGGGATCAGGGCTTGCAATTGTTGAACAAAGGTGCTAAAGCAACCTTTATCATCCCATCAGCATTAGGTTATGGCGAAAGAGGTAATCAGGTTATCCCGGGTAACGCTCCATTAGTGTTTGAAGTGGAACTGATTGACATTGTTCATCCCAAGAAATAA
- a CDS encoding DHH family phosphoesterase, translating into MLDTGALIDLLSQPQKIVITTHHKPDGDALGSSLGLYNYLIQLGHHARVIAPSDYPDFLTWMPGNEEVLVFPETKEEALALIENASLIFCLDFNSLDRINDMAGPVRESAAKKIMIDHHLDPADFDDYRHWNINACATAQLVYDFIANVLGHKVYINKDVATSLYTGIMTDSASFRLPNTTSDVHRVVADLIDAGAVNWRIHELVYNSASENRIRLLGHCLSNCLEVLHEFNTAVIVLRKQDLAAFDVKTGDTEGIVNYALSITSIRLAAFIVERDGQVKMSLRSKGEFPANEICKLYFNGGGHRNAAGGQSTDGIDQVVEQFKSVLPKYKKLLIQ; encoded by the coding sequence ATGTTAGATACGGGCGCGCTGATTGATCTGCTAAGTCAGCCTCAAAAAATAGTTATCACCACCCATCATAAACCTGACGGAGACGCATTAGGCTCGTCATTAGGTTTGTATAACTATTTGATACAGTTGGGCCACCACGCGCGCGTTATTGCTCCGAGCGATTATCCTGATTTTTTAACATGGATGCCGGGCAATGAAGAAGTGCTTGTTTTTCCTGAAACAAAGGAAGAAGCGCTTGCCCTGATTGAAAATGCATCCCTTATTTTTTGCCTTGACTTTAACAGTCTTGACCGTATAAATGACATGGCAGGTCCGGTACGTGAAAGTGCTGCAAAAAAGATCATGATAGACCATCACCTTGATCCTGCTGATTTTGACGATTATCGCCACTGGAACATCAATGCCTGCGCTACCGCGCAATTGGTTTATGATTTTATTGCCAATGTTTTAGGGCATAAAGTATATATAAATAAAGACGTAGCAACCAGCTTATACACCGGAATCATGACGGATTCGGCATCGTTCAGGTTGCCTAATACAACGTCTGATGTACACCGTGTAGTTGCTGATCTGATAGACGCCGGAGCAGTTAACTGGCGCATACATGAGCTGGTTTACAACAGCGCATCAGAGAACCGCATACGCTTGTTAGGCCATTGCCTTAGCAATTGTTTAGAGGTGTTGCACGAGTTTAATACAGCGGTAATTGTATTAAGAAAGCAGGACCTCGCAGCATTTGATGTGAAAACCGGCGATACCGAAGGTATTGTAAATTACGCGCTATCTATAACAAGCATAAGGTTGGCTGCGTTTATAGTGGAGCGTGATGGGCAGGTTAAAATGTCATTACGTTCTAAAGGCGAATTTCCGGCTAACGAGATCTGTAAACTTTACTTTAACGGAGGTGGGCATCGCAACGCGGCAGGAGGACAATCAACCGATGGTATAGACCAGGTTGTTGAACAATTCAAATCAGTATTACCAAAATATAAAAAATTATTAATTCAGTAA
- a CDS encoding asparaginase translates to MSQILIIYTGGTIGMMTDPVTKVLKPINFEQIMDNVPELEKLNCKIKVHSFDEIIDSSNMNPQIWSELASLIADHYDDVDGFVILHGSDTMAFTASAMSFMLENLGKPVVFTGSQLPISAIRTDAKENLMTAIEIANAKKNDRARVPEVCIYFDYKLFRGNRSFKYNSSKFEAFRSPNYPILAESGVHLRFSINDIRQPTEGPLVIHNTLANDVAVLKLFPGIGPKAVEAILGADVRGIVMETFGAGNTTTDQWFIDLLKKAIDSGKVVVDISQCKVGTVELGRYETSKQLKDIGVANGYDMTYEAAVTKMMYLLGQSNDPQQVKEWMEVDLRGELTLS, encoded by the coding sequence ATGAGCCAAATACTTATCATCTATACCGGAGGGACAATAGGTATGATGACCGATCCCGTTACCAAAGTGCTTAAGCCCATCAACTTTGAGCAGATTATGGATAATGTGCCCGAGTTAGAAAAACTTAATTGTAAAATAAAAGTACACTCGTTTGATGAGATCATTGACTCGTCAAACATGAACCCGCAGATATGGAGCGAACTGGCCTCGCTTATTGCCGATCATTATGATGATGTAGATGGCTTTGTTATTCTGCACGGCTCAGATACGATGGCATTCACAGCTTCGGCCATGAGTTTCATGCTGGAGAACTTAGGTAAACCTGTAGTGTTCACCGGCTCACAGCTGCCTATCAGCGCTATACGTACCGATGCGAAGGAGAACTTGATGACGGCCATTGAGATCGCTAACGCTAAAAAGAATGACCGTGCCCGCGTTCCTGAGGTTTGTATCTACTTTGATTATAAACTATTCCGTGGTAACCGCTCATTTAAATACAATTCATCAAAATTTGAGGCGTTCCGTTCGCCCAACTACCCAATACTGGCCGAATCGGGCGTACATTTGCGATTTAGTATAAATGATATTCGTCAGCCAACAGAAGGTCCATTGGTTATACACAATACGCTCGCTAATGACGTGGCTGTGCTTAAATTATTCCCGGGCATAGGGCCAAAGGCTGTTGAAGCCATTTTAGGTGCCGATGTACGCGGAATTGTAATGGAAACCTTTGGTGCAGGTAATACTACTACCGACCAATGGTTTATTGACCTGCTTAAAAAAGCCATTGACAGCGGTAAGGTTGTGGTTGATATATCGCAATGTAAAGTGGGCACCGTTGAACTGGGACGTTACGAAACCAGTAAGCAGTTAAAAGATATTGGCGTAGCTAACGGTTACGACATGACCTACGAAGCTGCCGTTACTAAAATGATGTATCTGCTGGGCCAGTCAAATGATCCGCAACAGGTTAAGGAGTGGATGGAAGTTGACCTGCGCGGTGAGCTTACATTGTCTTAA
- a CDS encoding FKBP-type peptidyl-prolyl cis-trans isomerase produces MKRFFLAALAFGCVLSAKAQDDFKRTTKGTIYKIVKANAGEKIKLDQVITFNMVQKTDKDSVLMSSYTVGRPFQARIQAEGDLMDVFTLLADKDSAVVKVPSDTIFKDNEDKRPPFFPKGSSLMMYIKIEKVQSLDEAMAERNKVLEAERAAMAKLGEEETGKMAGYIADNKLVLKTTPSGLKYAITQASTKRKPLPGDTVYVNYLGRTLDGKVFDTSLEAEAAKAGIKQEGRPYEPISFTLGAHEVIPGWDEGLQLLNEGSKATFIIPSKLAYAERGAGADIAPYSTLRFDVELVKVAPAKRAAVKKPVAKKTVAKKTTATSTIKKTTTPAAKKAPAKKQ; encoded by the coding sequence ATGAAAAGATTTTTTTTAGCGGCCCTTGCTTTTGGGTGCGTTTTAAGCGCAAAAGCTCAGGATGATTTTAAGCGCACTACAAAAGGTACCATATATAAAATTGTGAAAGCAAATGCCGGCGAGAAAATAAAGCTCGACCAGGTCATTACTTTCAACATGGTACAAAAAACAGATAAAGATTCTGTTTTGATGAGTTCATATACCGTTGGTCGCCCATTTCAGGCCCGTATACAGGCAGAGGGCGACTTGATGGATGTATTTACATTATTGGCTGATAAAGACAGTGCCGTGGTTAAAGTACCATCTGACACTATTTTCAAGGATAATGAAGACAAACGCCCGCCCTTTTTTCCCAAAGGCAGCAGCTTGATGATGTACATTAAAATTGAAAAGGTACAATCATTAGACGAAGCAATGGCCGAGCGTAATAAAGTTTTGGAAGCAGAGCGCGCGGCTATGGCTAAATTAGGTGAGGAAGAAACCGGTAAAATGGCTGGTTATATTGCCGATAATAAGCTTGTACTTAAAACTACGCCTTCGGGCCTTAAGTATGCCATTACGCAAGCAAGTACTAAACGCAAACCGTTGCCGGGTGATACTGTTTACGTGAACTACCTTGGCCGTACGTTAGATGGAAAAGTGTTTGACACCAGTCTGGAAGCAGAAGCGGCAAAGGCCGGCATAAAACAGGAGGGTCGCCCTTATGAGCCTATTTCATTTACTTTAGGCGCGCATGAAGTTATACCGGGTTGGGATGAAGGTTTGCAGTTATTGAATGAAGGTTCTAAAGCAACGTTTATCATTCCTTCAAAACTGGCTTATGCCGAAAGAGGTGCAGGTGCTGATATTGCGCCATATTCTACACTGCGTTTTGATGTTGAACTGGTAAAGGTAGCGCCGGCAAAGCGTGCTGCTGTTAAAAAGCCGGTGGCAAAAAAGACCGTTGCTAAGAAAACAACCGCGACATCAACAATTAAAAAAACAACTACCCCGGCAGCAAAAAAAGCTCCGGCAAAAAAACAATAA